One part of the Aurantibacillus circumpalustris genome encodes these proteins:
- a CDS encoding c-type cytochrome: protein MKLKPIHVFLFLSALFLVYSFSIYLTPINEKSKTSFDIKTASEGRLVWQKYNCQSCHQLYGLGGYLGPDLTNIYSVKGKGELWIKALLKSGTTQMPSFHLTLEEENKLIEFLKSTDASGLADPRQFNIKSNGMIERK from the coding sequence ATGAAACTTAAACCAATACATGTATTTTTGTTTCTATCCGCTTTATTTTTAGTGTATTCCTTTAGCATTTATTTAACTCCCATTAACGAAAAATCCAAAACAAGTTTTGACATTAAAACTGCTTCAGAAGGCCGTCTCGTATGGCAAAAATACAATTGTCAAAGTTGTCATCAACTCTACGGATTAGGAGGTTATCTTGGCCCCGATCTTACCAACATATATTCTGTAAAAGGCAAAGGTGAGCTATGGATTAAAGCGCTACTAAAATCGGGAACCACACAAATGCCATCTTTTCATCTAACACTAGAAGAAGAAAATAAATTAATTGAATTTTTAAAGTCAACCGACGCAAGTGGTTTGGCCGATCCGCGTCAATTTAATATTAAATCAAACGGCATGATTGAGCGTAAATGA
- a CDS encoding cbb3-type cytochrome c oxidase subunit I: MMFKQINTGKLFLITALIMLMFGLLVGVLASLNYVLPGNLKDSLGFISLRPMHVTSVMFWIILGASGCVYSGIEIVCKKKISVVIAFIQWCLWLVAIVGILYSYLTEDFGGREYWEFNPIWALPIAIAWLLFIVNFIRSALTIKQWPVYVWMWMTGIVFFLFTFIENYLWMIPYFRDHFVTDMTIQWKVNGSLVGSWNQILYGTAFFLMERISKNTNIGRSKLVFAMYFLGLFNLMFNWGHHVYTLPTEAYIRYIGYAVTMTEWIIFARIIYTWRQSVTDAQKHYHYFPYRFLMAADIWVFLNIGQALLMSIPAINIYTHGTHVTVAHAMGTTIGINSMILLAACFEFLTTKCEFFNFNIQRLNRVFWFSQISLLIFWFSLNIAGIKKAIWQMSLQQVPFSKMMEGLHFWFVLFGIAGVGLLISLTSLALTLVKAHFRCVYKVKPEKNTYAHQTPITN; encoded by the coding sequence ATGATGTTTAAGCAGATAAATACCGGCAAATTATTTCTGATCACTGCACTGATCATGCTAATGTTTGGTTTATTAGTAGGTGTTCTGGCTAGCTTAAACTACGTGTTGCCGGGTAATCTAAAAGACAGTCTGGGATTTATATCACTAAGACCAATGCATGTTACGTCAGTAATGTTTTGGATAATTTTAGGGGCAAGCGGTTGTGTTTACAGCGGGATAGAGATTGTGTGCAAAAAGAAAATTTCAGTTGTAATAGCTTTTATCCAATGGTGTTTGTGGTTAGTAGCTATTGTAGGAATTTTATATTCTTATCTCACTGAAGATTTTGGTGGAAGAGAATACTGGGAGTTTAATCCTATATGGGCTTTGCCAATTGCAATAGCATGGTTGCTCTTTATCGTAAACTTCATAAGAAGTGCACTCACTATTAAGCAGTGGCCAGTTTATGTTTGGATGTGGATGACGGGAATTGTTTTTTTCTTATTCACCTTTATCGAAAATTATCTTTGGATGATCCCCTATTTTAGAGATCATTTTGTCACAGATATGACTATTCAATGGAAAGTGAATGGCTCATTGGTTGGTTCGTGGAACCAAATATTATACGGTACTGCCTTTTTTTTAATGGAAAGGATTAGTAAAAATACTAACATAGGTAGAAGTAAATTAGTTTTCGCCATGTATTTTCTTGGCTTATTTAACTTGATGTTTAATTGGGGTCATCATGTTTATACCTTGCCCACAGAAGCCTACATTCGTTACATCGGTTATGCTGTAACGATGACAGAGTGGATTATTTTTGCGCGCATCATTTACACTTGGCGTCAATCAGTTACCGACGCTCAAAAGCACTATCATTATTTTCCTTACCGCTTTTTAATGGCGGCTGATATTTGGGTTTTTCTTAACATTGGTCAAGCACTATTAATGTCAATTCCAGCAATAAATATTTACACACACGGCACGCATGTAACAGTTGCACATGCCATGGGAACGACTATTGGAATAAACAGCATGATTTTGCTTGCTGCGTGTTTTGAGTTTCTAACTACTAAATGTGAATTTTTCAATTTCAATATTCAAAGACTAAATCGCGTGTTCTGGTTTTCTCAAATCAGCTTACTAATTTTTTGGTTCTCTCTAAATATTGCAGGAATAAAAAAAGCAATTTGGCAAATGAGTCTACAACAAGTTCCCTTTAGCAAAATGATGGAAGGACTTCATTTTTGGTTTGTGTTATTTGGAATTGCCGGTGTGGGTTTATTGATTAGTCTAACCTCTTTAGCACTCACCTTAGTAAAAGCGCATTTTCGTTGTGTTTATAAAGTAAAACCAGAAAAAAACACCTATGCTCACCAAACACCAATAACCAATTAA
- a CDS encoding peroxiredoxin gives METTQQQEVSAMPRIGDKAPEFKAITTQGEINFPEEYKGKWVILFSHPADFTPVCTSEFMTFAKREPEFTALNCQLVGLSIDGLYSHIAWLRTIKEKIEYKGMKNIEVNFPLIEDITMEVAKKYGMIQPGESSTKAVRAVFFIDPKGMIRAIIYYPLSMGRNFDELKRALIAMQTADTYNIATPADWQPGDDVIVPTAGSCGVAKERMESTDGIKCYDWFFCTKPLPLEKVKTK, from the coding sequence ATGGAAACAACGCAGCAACAAGAAGTAAGCGCAATGCCACGAATTGGGGACAAGGCCCCAGAATTTAAAGCTATCACAACGCAAGGAGAAATTAATTTTCCTGAAGAATATAAAGGGAAGTGGGTAATTCTTTTTAGCCACCCAGCAGATTTTACACCAGTTTGCACATCAGAGTTTATGACTTTTGCAAAAAGAGAACCCGAATTTACAGCCCTTAACTGTCAGTTAGTAGGCTTATCGATTGATGGATTGTATAGCCACATTGCATGGTTGCGCACAATCAAAGAAAAGATAGAATATAAAGGGATGAAAAATATCGAAGTGAATTTTCCTTTGATAGAAGATATCACCATGGAAGTAGCCAAAAAATATGGCATGATTCAACCAGGCGAAAGTTCTACCAAAGCGGTAAGAGCCGTATTTTTTATAGATCCCAAAGGAATGATTCGTGCTATAATTTATTACCCACTTTCTATGGGTAGAAATTTTGATGAATTGAAAAGAGCATTAATTGCTATGCAAACAGCCGACACCTACAATATTGCTACTCCAGCCGATTGGCAACCAGGTGATGATGTAATTGTTCCAACAGCGGGTTCATGCGGGGTTGCAAAAGAAAGAATGGAAAGCACTGATGGAATAAAATGTTATGATTGGTTTTTTTGTACCAAACCTTTGCCATTAGAAAAAGTAAAAACTAAGTAG
- a CDS encoding TetR/AcrR family transcriptional regulator, with translation MTATISARQLEIIEAAGKILTASGVSGLTIKNLAKEMEFSDSALYRHFLSKEKIIIALLDYLAANIDERYSNAISNQLSTEEKFKMLFQNQFMFFSKNPHFVVAVFSDGLLEESDLINKAIQKIMVVKMKYLKPIIVEGRKNKVFSKSIPEEDLIHIVMGAVRLQMYKWRVANFQFDNIKQGNKMIQSLLTLIK, from the coding sequence ATGACAGCAACTATTTCTGCTAGACAACTTGAAATTATTGAAGCAGCAGGTAAAATACTGACTGCTTCGGGAGTAAGTGGCCTAACAATTAAGAACCTTGCCAAGGAAATGGAGTTCTCGGATAGCGCTCTTTACAGACATTTTTTGAGCAAAGAAAAAATAATAATTGCACTACTTGATTATCTTGCTGCAAACATAGATGAGCGCTATTCTAATGCTATTAGCAATCAGCTAAGCACTGAAGAAAAATTTAAAATGCTTTTTCAAAATCAGTTCATGTTTTTTAGTAAGAACCCTCATTTCGTGGTAGCCGTTTTTTCTGATGGATTATTGGAAGAGAGCGACCTTATAAATAAAGCTATTCAGAAAATAATGGTGGTAAAAATGAAGTACCTCAAACCCATTATTGTGGAGGGGCGGAAAAATAAAGTTTTTAGCAAATCAATCCCCGAAGAAGATCTGATTCATATTGTTATGGGAGCTGTTAGGCTTCAAATGTACAAATGGAGAGTAGCAAACTTTCAATTTGATAATATCAAACAAGGAAATAAAATGATACAATCACTATTAACACTAATTAAATAA
- a CDS encoding fasciclin domain-containing protein, which translates to MKKVIKSILALCVVSLASCGSGTDEAQVQNSTTEPSEQGAGQSGVVDAVSNPNVVQVAIGSKDHTTLVAAVKAGELVDALSNAGPFTVFAPTNTAFDKLPAGTVEGLLKPEKKIDLQNILGYHTYVGTLKTEYMQDGQEFDMVFGGKVKIVKKDGKVFVNNSEIVASIPTSNGIIHVINDVLLPPH; encoded by the coding sequence ATGAAAAAGGTAATAAAGAGTATATTAGCTCTATGTGTAGTTAGTCTGGCCAGTTGTGGATCAGGAACTGATGAAGCACAAGTACAAAATTCAACTACAGAACCTTCAGAACAAGGTGCAGGACAATCAGGAGTTGTTGATGCTGTGTCTAATCCAAATGTTGTCCAGGTTGCCATAGGAAGTAAAGATCACACTACTTTGGTAGCAGCTGTAAAAGCAGGTGAATTGGTGGACGCCTTAAGCAATGCAGGTCCATTTACGGTATTTGCACCTACCAACACTGCCTTTGATAAATTACCAGCAGGTACTGTTGAAGGACTTTTAAAACCTGAAAAGAAAATAGATCTTCAAAATATTTTAGGATACCATACTTATGTAGGAACTCTTAAAACGGAGTATATGCAAGATGGTCAAGAATTTGATATGGTTTTTGGTGGAAAAGTAAAGATTGTAAAGAAGGACGGAAAAGTTTTTGTAAACAATTCTGAAATTGTTGCCTCTATTCCAACTTCAAATGGAATAATTCACGTAATTAATGATGTATTATTACCACCACACTAA